Proteins from one Podospora pseudoanserina strain CBS 124.78 chromosome 1, whole genome shotgun sequence genomic window:
- a CDS encoding hypothetical protein (EggNog:ENOG503NV22; BUSCO:EOG09262R8O; COG:E; COG:G) produces MSLPSLFPSTEPAHPPSHLPVPEPPSDADTDTDTDTDVSVPRHLDQQKPTPPGHATPLSATPLVAAVVPVPGPWTSSTHPHPATGSRLAGDDIEMDSLAPSGHRRRRSSLINPANVANNRHRSPHARGHGIDEPKISEEGSLGEPLRLDELDVELSDEDLHDDEETGLTAKERTRKKKKRTRNQLLDQRIVREKVSPEEQKEADRFVMKELLINAGLIGLWYFFSLLISLYNKWMFSPDKLGFPFPMFTTAMHMLVQFSLASLVLYLFPSFRPTNGHVPNPGELDSPESKKPLMSPLFYLTRIGPCGLATGLDIGLGNTSLQFITLTFYTMCKSSSLAFVLLFAFLFRLESPTWRLTAIIATMTLGVVMMVAGEVSFNLPGFLLVISAAFFSGFRWALTQILLLRNPATSNPFSSIFFLAPVMFVSLLTIAFPVEGVSGLIKGLSAIAEERGTLMAPLILLFPGMIAFFMTAAEFALLQRTSVVTLSIAGIFKEAVTISAAAIVFGDRMTFVNIIGLTVTLVAIGAYNYIKISKMRREAQEGVHKGQEHLLEEHTTDGPSSGSDEEEDGDDDLLRRGEAAGLLRRESLDDHDNGVLFTADGAEVVSRPVSKSPDKHLQVRRED; encoded by the exons ATGTCTCTCCCTTCCCTATTCCCATCAACTGAACCTGCCCATCCTCCGTCCCATCTCCCCGTCCCCGAACCGCCCTCTGAcgccgacaccgacaccgacaccgacaccgacgTCTCTGTCCCGAGACATCTCGATCAGCAGAAGCCAACGCCTCCCGGGCACGCGACACCGCTATCCGCTACACCACTGGTAGCAGCTGTTGTACCAGTCCCCGGCCCTTGGACATCCTCCACGCACCCACATCCCGCAACGGGATCCAGATTGGCTGGTGACGACATCGAGATGGATTCTCTAGCACCCTCAGGGCACCGTCGCCGACGAAGCAGCTTGATCAATCCCGCCAATGTCGCTAACAATCGTCACCGGTCGCCACACGCGCGGGGCCATGGCATTGACGAGCCAAAAATATCAGAGGAGGGCAGTCTGGGAGAACCTCTACGGCTGGACGAGTTGGACGTGGAATTGTCGGACGAGGACCTtcatgacgacgaggagacTGGTTTGACGGCAAAGGAGCGGacgagaaaaaagaaaaagagaactCGCAACCAATTACTCGACCAGAGAATAGTGCGAGAGAAGGTGTCGccagaagaacaaaaagaggCGGACCGCTTTGTGATGAAGGAGTTGTTAATCAACGCTGGGCTCATTGGGTTATGGTACTTTTTTTCCCTGTTGATATCACTT TACAACAAATGGATGTTCTCTCCCGACAAGCTCGGCTTCCCATTTCCTATGTTTACAACAGCCATGCACATGCTCGTGCAATTTTCCCTAGCCTCCCTCGTCCTATatctcttcccatccttccgGCCCACCAACGGCCATGTTCCAAATCCAGGCGAGCTGGACTCGCCAGAATCCAAGAAACCCCTAATGTCACCATTATTCTACCTCACCCGCATCGGCCCCTGCGGTCTAGCAACAGGTCTCGACATAGGATTAGGGAACACCTCGTTGCAattcatcaccctcaccttctACA CAATGTGtaaatcctcctccctagccttcgtcctcctcttcgccttcctcttccgcctcgaATCCCCCACCTGGCGCCTAacagccatcatcgccaccatGACCCTCGGCGTAGTAATGATGGTAGCGGGCGAAgtctccttcaacctccccggcttcctcctcgtcatctcggccgccttcttcagcGGCTTCCGTTGGGCCCTAacccaaatcctcctcctccgcaaccccgccacctccaaccccttcagctccatcttcttcctcgctccAGTAATGTTCGTCTCCCTGTTGACCATCGCCTTCCCCGTCGAGGGTGTCTCCGGCCTCATCAAAGGCCTCTCCGCCATAGCAGAAGAACGCGGCACCCTCATGGCGCCATTGATCCTCCTATTCCCCGGCATGATCGCCTTTTTCATGACAGCCGCCGAGTTTGCCCTCCTACAACGCACCAGCGTCGTCACCTTGTCCATCGCGGGGATATTCAAAGAGGCAGTCACCATCTCGGCGGCTGCGATTGTTTTTGGCGATCGCATGACATTTGTCAACATCATCGGCCTGACTGTAACCCTCGTCGCAATAGGAGCGTACAATTACATTAAAATCTCCAAGATGAGACGGGAAGCGCAGGAAGGTGTGCATAAGGGGCAGGAGCATCTGTTGGAAGAGCACACCACTGATGGTCCCTCGAGCggcagcgacgaggaggaggatggtgatgatgatctcCTTCGCAGGGGTGAAGCCGCGGGTTTGTTGCGGAGGGAAAGTCTTGACGATCACGACAACGGGGTGTTGTTTACCGCGGACGGCGCAGAGGTCGTTAGTAGGCCCGTGTCGAAATCCCCGGATAAGCATTTGCAGGTTAGGAGGGAGGATTAA
- a CDS encoding hypothetical protein (antiSMASH:Cluster_4; CAZy:GH15; COG:G; EggNog:ENOG503NWWY) has translation MPAGFKYYQPDPTNTDALSTIPPFKMAASCSTQGAGSQMRQQGAGYLPIENYGLIGNMRTCALVGMDGSVDYMCWPEFDSPSVFCRLLDKDKGGYFSIHPASHLNCTTKQQYLPSSNILQTRYIHEDGVVDLVDFFPRPKSSKVIFKGPKQSAYREMTSVQEELKKWLVRRVECIRGHLELDVELFPAFEYATEPHETTIVQETNVAHGSTSKTVTFHSKNVKLQLDVTIDRGEDNDDKYPSVKFKKVMKEGMLSEGVVASIHVHPGQAVSFVLRNDLPNHVTEVISPAVLDTQQHDTQSYWYNWISQSKYKGRWREVVSRSLMILKLMTYEPTGAIIAAPTFSIPEDIGGVRNWDYRFCWVRDASFTIYILLRLGFTEEADAYMDFINERFLQSRVSDGGLPIMFTIRGETDIPERELSHLDGYKGSKPVRVGNGAAFHQQFDIYGELMDAIYLYNKYGKPIHYDAWVTVRQLLDYVLTILDQPDMSIWEVRNNKQNFTYSKIMLWVAFDRGLRLAEKRNFPCPNRWKWLEAKDKLYEEIMERGYNKEMKCFVQSYENNTMLDSSILIAPLVFFIAPNDPRFLNTLDRIMLPPEKGGLTSTGLVYRYDTELSEDGVGGREGAFSMCTFWLVEAMTRASVYEPKYLVRAINLFENMLSFSNHLMMFSEEISRSGEQLGNTPQAFSHLALISAAFNLDRVSEFKR, from the exons ATGCCGGCTGGCTTCAAGTACTATCAGCCAGACCCCACCAATACCGACGCTTTGTCAACGATACCGCCGTTCAAAATGGCGGCATCGTGTTCGACCCAGGGTGCTGGTAGCCAGATGAGACAACAGGGTGCGGGGTATCTGCCGATTGAGAATTATGGCTTGATTGGAAACATGAGGACATGTGCCCTCGTGGGCATGGATGGCAGTGTTGATTACATGTGTTG GCCCGAGTTTGACTCTCCTTCTGTCTTCTGCCGCCTCTTGGATAAGGATAAGGGGGGTTATTTCAGCATCCATCCAGCTTCCCATCTCAATTGCACCACCAAACAGCAGTACTTGCCTTCTTCCAACATCCTCCAGACCAGATACATTCACGAAGATGGTGTCGTGGACCTGGTGGACTTCTTCCCTCGACCCAAGAGCTCAAAGGTCATCTTCAAGGGGCCCAAACAATCGGCCTATCGAGAGATGACCAGCGTTCAAGAAGAGCTCAAGAAATGGCTCGTCCGACGTGTAGAGTGTATCCGCGGCCACCTCGAGCTCGACGTCGAGCTCTTCCCGGCCTTTGAGTACGCCACCGAACCACACGAGACCACCATCGTCCAAGAAACCAACGTCGCCCACGGTTCAACAAGCAAAACCGTCACCTTCCACAGCAAAAACGTCAAGCTCCAACTCGACGTCACCATCGACCGGGGTGaagacaacgacgacaagtACCCCAGCGTCAAGTTCAAAAAAGTCATGAAAGAAGGCATGCTCAGCGAAGGCGTGGTAGCCAGCATCCACGTCCACCCAGGCCAGGCCGTCTCCTTCGTTTTAAGGAAcgacctccccaaccacgTAACAGAGGTCATCTCCCCCGCCGTCCTCGACACCCAACAACACGACACACAATCCTATTGGTACAACTGGATCTCCCAATCCAAATACAAAGGCCGCTGGCGCGAAGTCGTCTCCCGCTCCCTCATGATCCTGAAGCTCATGACCTACGAACCCACcggcgccatcatcgccgccccCACCTTCTCTATCCCCGAAGACATCGGCGGCGTCCGTAACTGGGACTACAGGTTCTGCTGGGTCAGGGACGCATCCTTCACAATctacatcctcctccgcctcggctTCACAGAAGAAGCAGACGCCTACATGGACTTTATCAACGAGCGCTTCCTCCAATCCCGCGTCTCCGACGGTGGACTTCCCATCATGTTCACCATCCGAGGCGAGACTGACATCCCCGAGCGGGAACTTTCCCATCTAGACGGGTACAAAGGCTCCAAACCGGTGCGCGTCGGCAACGGCGCGGCGTTTCATCAACAATTCGACATTTATGGCGAACTGATGGACGCCATCTACCTCTACAACAAATACGGCAAACCCATCCACTACGACGCCTGGGTGACGGTCCGTCAGCTCTTGGATTACGTCCTGACGATCCTCGACCAGCCAGACATGTCCATCTGGGAGGTccgcaacaacaagcaaAACTTCACTTACTCCAAAATCATGCTCTGGGTCGCCTTTGACCGGGGTCTGCGGCTTGCCGAGAAGAGGAATTTCCCTTGTCCTAATAGGTGGAAGTGGCTGGAGGCAAAGGATAAACTCTATGAGGAAATCATGGAACGGGGCTACAACAAGGAGATGAAGTGTTTCGTCCAGAGTTATGAGAACAACACCATGCTGGATAGTAGTATACTTATCGCCCCGTTGGTGTTTTTTATTGCGCCGAATGATCCGAGGTTTTTGAATACTTTGGACAGGATTATGTTGCCGccggagaagggggggttgacgaGTACTGGGTTGGTGTATAGGTATGATACGGAATTATCCGAGGATG GcgtgggagggagagaaggcGCGTTTAGCATGTGCACGTTCTGGCTGGTGGAAGCCATGACGCGAGCGTCGGTGTATGAGCCAAAGTATCTGGTCAGGGCGATCAACCTGTTTGAGAACATGCTCAGCTTCTCGAACCATCTGATGATGTTCAGTGAAGAAATCAGCAGGAGTGGTGAGCAGTTGGGGAACACACCGCAGGCGTTCTCCCATCTGGCGCTGATCAGTGCGGCGTTTAATTTGGATAGGGTGTCGGAGTTTAAGCGCTGA